The Streptomyces sp. NBC_00224 genome has a window encoding:
- a CDS encoding M23 family metallopeptidase, with product MTDQHAHAGYAGYDGYSTADATGALNTDPLFGALPGGYDTSHTGTYDTGQWDAYGAQQYQHQQTSYDTTGQWTIPAQSAGPDVTGQWDASAWNQAQQTGQFETTAFAYGAAYDTTGQWTVPGAGYAAGAYDETGTYNTAAWNVGVESMGGHDAVAQPGAGHEAGHEQAYEQHGYEPAYENVHEHEHVEAPAESTAQFPALDLDSGNLETPSSEEELDGRPAAEPLVAAAAPVTPRRPAGARSRRRSPAKRSALLTVAVPSVCVMGVAGVAAASVSGLGGENKDEGTAVTASDPSSVKPVAANSKLDTQLANLSAEAGNFADRASRTQERLDLKARQDAERQRKTEAAARKEAARPKFLLPVTQRGLSAYYGQAGVNWMSVHTGIDFPVDYGTPVMSAIDGTVRTQWNSAYGNMAIVTAADGTETWYCHLSSTKLRSGPVKAGEVIAYSGNSGNSTGPHLHFEVRPGGGSPIDPLPWLRGHGLDPT from the coding sequence GTGACCGACCAACACGCCCACGCCGGATACGCCGGATACGACGGCTATTCCACGGCGGACGCCACCGGCGCCCTCAACACCGACCCGCTCTTCGGTGCTCTGCCCGGCGGTTACGACACCAGCCACACCGGCACGTACGACACGGGCCAGTGGGACGCCTACGGCGCGCAGCAGTACCAGCACCAGCAGACCTCGTACGACACCACCGGGCAGTGGACCATCCCGGCCCAGTCGGCAGGGCCCGATGTCACCGGGCAGTGGGACGCCAGCGCCTGGAACCAGGCGCAGCAGACCGGGCAGTTCGAGACCACCGCCTTCGCGTACGGCGCCGCCTACGACACGACCGGGCAGTGGACCGTGCCCGGTGCGGGGTACGCGGCCGGTGCGTACGACGAGACGGGCACGTACAACACGGCCGCCTGGAACGTCGGTGTCGAGAGCATGGGCGGGCACGACGCCGTCGCCCAGCCCGGCGCCGGTCATGAAGCCGGGCATGAGCAGGCGTACGAGCAGCACGGCTACGAGCCCGCGTACGAGAACGTGCACGAGCACGAGCACGTCGAGGCGCCGGCGGAGAGCACCGCGCAGTTCCCCGCGCTCGACCTCGACTCCGGAAACCTCGAAACCCCTTCCTCCGAGGAGGAGTTGGACGGTCGGCCCGCAGCGGAGCCGCTCGTCGCGGCCGCCGCGCCCGTCACCCCCCGCCGCCCCGCCGGTGCCCGCAGTCGTCGGCGCAGTCCGGCCAAGCGGTCCGCGCTGCTCACCGTCGCGGTGCCGTCGGTGTGTGTGATGGGTGTCGCCGGGGTCGCGGCCGCGTCCGTGAGCGGGCTCGGCGGTGAGAACAAGGACGAGGGCACGGCCGTGACCGCGTCCGACCCGTCGTCGGTCAAGCCGGTCGCCGCCAACAGCAAGCTGGACACCCAGCTCGCCAACCTCAGCGCGGAGGCGGGCAACTTCGCCGACCGCGCCAGCCGTACGCAGGAACGTCTCGACCTCAAGGCCCGCCAGGACGCGGAGAGGCAGCGCAAGACCGAGGCGGCCGCCCGCAAGGAGGCCGCGCGCCCCAAGTTCCTGCTGCCGGTGACGCAGCGGGGCCTCAGCGCGTACTACGGCCAGGCGGGCGTCAACTGGATGTCGGTGCACACCGGCATCGACTTCCCGGTCGACTACGGCACCCCGGTGATGTCGGCGATCGACGGCACCGTCCGTACGCAGTGGAACAGCGCCTACGGCAACATGGCCATAGTGACCGCCGCCGACGGCACCGAGACCTGGTACTGCCACCTCTCCAGCACCAAGTTGCGGTCCGGCCCGGTCAAGGCCGGTGAGGTCATCGCGTACTCGGGCAACTCCGGCAACTCCACCGGTCCGCATCTGCACTTCGAGGTGCGCCCCGGCGGCGGGTCGCCGATAGACCCGCTGCCGTGGCTGCGCGGCCACGGGCTCGACCCGACCTAG
- a CDS encoding NlpC/P60 family protein — translation MAAHRKPRQHPLTGPAARTAATLALAGAATATAFEGSGHAEPRLTPAQVKAKVDRLYQDAEVATEAYNGTKEKADDTQKSVDAMQDEAARKTGRLNSARNALGSIATAQYRTGGIAPALQLMLSSDPQRYLDDAAFQERAGDRTANAVAGVRKQLAELKRLHTSADGRLAELRDRQAELKRQKETIKSKLDSAQALLTQLTAEQRAAYEGQDGARTDAGSTGRAGRSSAPGAPAAPAALLPAPSGRAAAAVAYAYTALGKPYVWGATGPSSFDCSGLTQAAWGAAGVSLPRTTYTQINSGARVARSALAPGDLVFFYSGISHVGLYIGGGQMIHAPHPGAPVRLAPIDQMPFAGATRPA, via the coding sequence GTGGCTGCACACCGAAAGCCCAGGCAGCACCCGCTCACCGGCCCCGCCGCCCGTACCGCGGCGACCCTCGCACTGGCCGGAGCCGCCACCGCCACCGCCTTCGAGGGCTCCGGCCACGCCGAGCCCCGCCTGACCCCGGCCCAGGTCAAGGCCAAGGTGGACAGGCTCTACCAGGACGCGGAGGTCGCCACCGAGGCGTACAACGGCACCAAGGAGAAGGCGGACGACACCCAGAAGTCCGTCGACGCGATGCAGGACGAGGCCGCGCGCAAGACCGGTCGGCTCAACAGCGCGCGCAACGCGCTGGGCTCGATCGCCACCGCCCAGTACCGCACCGGCGGGATCGCCCCCGCGCTCCAGCTGATGCTGTCGTCCGACCCGCAGCGGTATCTGGACGACGCGGCCTTCCAGGAGCGGGCCGGGGACCGGACGGCGAACGCGGTGGCCGGGGTCCGCAAGCAGCTCGCCGAGCTGAAGCGGCTGCACACCTCCGCCGACGGCAGGCTCGCCGAGCTGCGCGACCGGCAGGCCGAGCTCAAGCGCCAGAAGGAGACCATCAAGTCGAAGCTCGACTCGGCGCAGGCGCTGCTCACGCAGCTGACCGCCGAGCAGCGGGCCGCGTACGAGGGCCAGGACGGCGCCCGTACCGACGCGGGCAGCACCGGCCGCGCCGGCCGCTCCTCGGCCCCCGGTGCGCCCGCCGCGCCCGCCGCGCTGCTCCCGGCCCCCAGCGGTCGGGCGGCGGCCGCCGTGGCGTACGCCTACACCGCGCTCGGCAAGCCGTACGTGTGGGGCGCGACCGGGCCGTCCTCGTTCGACTGCTCGGGGCTGACCCAGGCGGCCTGGGGCGCGGCGGGCGTCTCACTGCCCCGGACCACGTACACGCAGATCAACTCCGGCGCCCGGGTGGCCCGTTCCGCCCTGGCCCCCGGCGATCTGGTCTTCTTCTACTCGGGCATCAGCCACGTCGGGCTCTACATCGGCGGCGGCCAGATGATCCACGCGCCGCACCCGGGGGCGCCGGTGCGGCTCGCGCCGATCGATCAGATGCCGTTCGCGGGCGCGACCCGGCCCGCCTGA
- a CDS encoding alpha/beta hydrolase, translating to MSLTGTPFLLTAVLVAAAALLLPLFLWSRIGGPAVVRGASRLFMLLFAQFTAVLVVFVMVNNANGLYDTWDDLLGTGNHVNAAPDLGPDGTGGKKAASAPKVKQNFKEYKGKVGNGVMKTTLKGAISGVEGDVAVWLPPQYNDPAYKDKTFPVVELLPGYPGSIGAWFGSLHTQRQLTPMMQRGEVAPFILVSPRTTLLDGRDTGCANVPGTVNADTWISVDVRKMITDNFRAATGPEGWAVAGYSAGGHCAAKLAVAHPDRYRAGVDLSGYNDPAAEGVSITAHDPKLRRESNPLWILKNAKTPPLTSLFVSGDKGDGYNDGLALKKAAKAPTTVHVVRLNGGGHRSSVWEHQVPDVFRWLTKELGQAGRVAPANGI from the coding sequence ATGAGCCTGACCGGTACCCCCTTTCTGCTGACCGCCGTCCTCGTGGCGGCGGCGGCCCTGCTGCTGCCCCTGTTCCTGTGGAGCAGGATCGGCGGGCCGGCCGTGGTGCGCGGGGCCTCGCGGCTGTTCATGCTGCTGTTCGCCCAGTTCACCGCCGTCCTCGTCGTCTTCGTGATGGTCAACAACGCCAACGGGCTCTACGACACCTGGGACGACCTGCTGGGCACCGGCAACCACGTCAACGCCGCCCCCGACCTCGGCCCCGACGGCACCGGCGGCAAGAAGGCCGCCTCCGCGCCCAAGGTCAAGCAGAACTTCAAGGAGTACAAGGGCAAGGTCGGCAACGGCGTCATGAAGACCACGCTCAAGGGCGCGATCTCCGGTGTCGAGGGCGACGTGGCGGTCTGGCTGCCGCCGCAGTACAACGACCCCGCGTACAAGGACAAGACGTTCCCCGTGGTCGAGCTGCTGCCCGGCTACCCGGGTTCCATAGGCGCCTGGTTCGGCTCGCTGCACACCCAGCGGCAGCTCACGCCGATGATGCAGCGCGGCGAGGTCGCGCCGTTCATCCTCGTCTCGCCGCGCACCACGCTCCTGGACGGCCGCGACACCGGCTGCGCCAATGTGCCGGGCACCGTCAACGCCGACACCTGGATCAGCGTGGACGTACGGAAGATGATCACCGACAACTTCCGGGCCGCGACCGGGCCCGAGGGCTGGGCCGTCGCCGGGTACTCGGCGGGCGGCCACTGCGCCGCCAAGCTCGCCGTCGCGCACCCCGACCGCTACCGCGCCGGCGTCGACCTCTCCGGCTACAACGACCCGGCCGCCGAGGGCGTCTCGATCACCGCGCACGACCCGAAGCTGCGCCGCGAGTCCAACCCGCTGTGGATCCTCAAGAACGCCAAGACCCCGCCGCTGACCTCGCTGTTCGTCTCCGGCGACAAGGGCGACGGCTACAACGACGGCCTGGCCCTGAAGAAGGCCGCCAAGGCCCCGACCACCGTCCACGTCGTCCGGCTGAACGGCGGCGGCCACCGCAGCAGCGTCTGGGAGCACCAGGTGCCCGACGTCTTCCGCTGGCTCACCAAGGAGCTCGGTCAGGCGGGCCGGGTCGCGCCCGCGAACGGCATCTGA
- a CDS encoding DUF5691 domain-containing protein, giving the protein MSATATRAGGGSWEELVTAALLGTERRPAAGEPAALLDEAALRTVRRRAGLLPAPAPIRPERAPDDGRPELPEAARRRLGQLLADRSASAHSGGRRGAAPDLAELLPQWLGAAAERGFRAPPALLPALLDAARARTDLRPQALAFAGPRGTWLARLNPEWRFALRGGSGSAVLPDASDTEAVRRLWDEGLFAERVALLAAVRAYEPGAARELLATTWAAERAEDRLMFLDSLRAGLCGEDEPFLERALADRSRNVRATAAELLSALPASALAGRMAARAASCVALDRSGDGDGARIAVEAPHECDAGMQRDGVAPKPPTGRGERSWWLGQLVEAAPLGGWAGRLGGRSAREIVALPVADDWGDELHAAWCRAAVRQGDAEWARALLGTPSSPPGGNAGTVSLAERAKLLSTLSEGERAEWVAAFIAAHGLSEAFQLLGVCLVPWSAGLGRAVVDALEIARDAGSYPWSFSGVMGLAERCLSPGEAGRLDALTAVPVEEEGASPGAGGYWAEAFQRLVGTLRLRGAMLAELDA; this is encoded by the coding sequence ATGTCCGCTACCGCGACCAGGGCCGGGGGTGGTTCCTGGGAGGAGCTCGTCACCGCCGCGTTGCTCGGCACCGAGCGGCGGCCCGCTGCCGGGGAGCCCGCCGCGCTCCTCGACGAGGCCGCGCTGCGAACCGTACGCCGCCGGGCGGGACTGCTGCCCGCGCCGGCTCCGATACGGCCCGAGAGGGCGCCGGACGACGGGCGGCCGGAGCTGCCGGAGGCCGCGCGGCGACGGCTCGGGCAACTGCTCGCGGACCGTTCGGCGTCGGCGCACTCCGGGGGACGGCGCGGGGCGGCGCCGGATCTGGCGGAGCTGCTGCCGCAGTGGCTGGGCGCGGCGGCCGAACGGGGCTTCCGGGCGCCGCCCGCCCTGCTGCCCGCACTGCTCGACGCGGCCCGGGCGCGTACGGATCTGCGGCCGCAGGCACTGGCGTTCGCCGGGCCGCGCGGGACGTGGCTGGCCCGGCTGAACCCGGAGTGGCGGTTCGCGCTGCGCGGCGGGTCGGGCAGCGCGGTCCTGCCCGACGCCTCGGACACCGAGGCGGTGCGGCGGCTGTGGGACGAGGGGCTGTTCGCCGAGCGGGTGGCGCTGCTCGCGGCGGTACGGGCGTACGAGCCGGGGGCCGCACGGGAGTTGCTCGCCACGACATGGGCGGCCGAACGGGCCGAGGACCGGCTGATGTTCCTCGACTCGCTGCGGGCCGGGCTCTGCGGGGAGGACGAGCCGTTCCTGGAGCGGGCGCTCGCCGACCGCAGCCGTAACGTCCGGGCCACGGCCGCCGAACTGCTTTCGGCGCTGCCCGCGTCCGCGCTGGCCGGGCGGATGGCGGCGCGGGCGGCGTCGTGCGTCGCGCTCGACCGGTCGGGGGACGGGGACGGCGCGCGGATAGCGGTGGAGGCACCGCACGAGTGCGATGCGGGGATGCAGCGCGACGGGGTGGCGCCCAAGCCGCCGACCGGGCGGGGCGAACGGTCGTGGTGGCTCGGCCAGTTGGTGGAGGCCGCGCCGCTGGGGGGCTGGGCTGGGCGGCTCGGGGGGCGTTCGGCGCGGGAGATCGTGGCGTTGCCGGTCGCCGACGACTGGGGGGACGAGCTGCACGCGGCATGGTGCCGGGCGGCGGTGCGGCAGGGGGACGCGGAGTGGGCGCGTGCGCTCCTCGGCACCCCGTCCTCCCCGCCGGGCGGAAACGCGGGGACGGTGTCGCTGGCCGAGCGGGCCAAGCTGCTGTCGACGCTGTCGGAGGGGGAACGGGCGGAGTGGGTCGCCGCGTTCATAGCCGCGCACGGGCTGTCGGAGGCGTTCCAGCTGCTGGGGGTGTGTCTGGTGCCGTGGTCGGCGGGGCTGGGGCGGGCCGTGGTGGACGCGCTGGAGATCGCGCGGGACGCGGGCAGCTACCCCTGGAGCTTCAGCGGGGTGATGGGGCTGGCGGAGCGGTGCCTGTCTCCGGGGGAGGCGGGGCGGCTCGACGCGCTCACGGCTGTGCCGGTGGAGGAGGAGGGGGCGTCGCCGGGGGCGGGGGGGTACTGGGCGGAGGCGTTTCAGCGGCTGGTGGGGACGTTGCGGTTGCGGGGGGCGATGCTGGCGGAACTGGACGCTTGA
- the pcrA gene encoding DNA helicase PcrA, with amino-acid sequence MSSLFDDSFLADLQPSEEEHPPPPEDGPVREEVPDDLFQGRFDAPPSHDPYYRDGAPRPVVDPATLLEGLNGNQRAAVVHAGSPLLIVAGAGSGKTRVLTHRIAHLLATRGVHPGQILAITFTNKAAGEMKERVEQLVGPRAHAMWVMTFHSACVRILRRESKKLGFTSSFSIYDAADSKRLMALVCRDLDLDPKKFPPKSFSAKISNLKNELIDEETFAGQAVDGFEKTLAQAYAMYQARLREANALDFDDIIMTTVHLLQAFPDVAEHYRRRFRHVMVDEYQDTNHAQYTLVRELVGPAGQDEAPGELCVVGDADQSIYAFRGATIRNILRFEEDYPDATTIMLEQNYRSTQTILSAANAVIERNESRRPKNLWTDAGAGAQITGYVADTEHDEAQFVADEIDRLTDAGDAKAGDVAIFYRTNAQSRVFEEIFIRVGLPYKVVGGVRFYERKEVRDVLAYLRVLANPEDVVPLRRVLNVPKRGIGDRAEAMIDALSLREKITFPQALRRVDEAYGMAARSANAVKRFNQLMDDLRTIVDSGAGPAVVLEAVLEQTGYLAELQASTDPQDETRIENLQELAAVALEFEQARGEAEGAEGAVTPTLAEFLEQVALVADSDQIPDEDEEGSGVITLMTLHTAKGLEFPVVFLTGMEDGVFPHMRALGQVKELEEERRLAYVGITRARERLYLTRSSMRSAWGQPSYNPPSRFLEEIPVQHLDWKRTGPMAAPAGPVSGKGLGGGPSSSRARSGPSGFATRRTSDKPVIALTIGDRVTHDQFGLGTVVSVTGSGSDAQATIDFGDERPKKLLLRYAPVEKL; translated from the coding sequence ATGAGCAGCCTCTTTGACGACAGCTTCCTGGCGGACCTCCAGCCCTCCGAGGAGGAGCACCCGCCGCCGCCCGAGGACGGCCCGGTCCGGGAGGAGGTGCCGGACGACCTGTTCCAGGGCCGTTTCGACGCACCCCCGAGCCACGACCCGTACTACCGGGACGGCGCCCCGCGCCCGGTGGTCGACCCGGCGACCCTTCTGGAGGGGCTGAACGGGAACCAGCGGGCCGCCGTGGTCCACGCCGGCTCCCCGCTGCTCATCGTGGCCGGCGCGGGCTCCGGCAAGACCCGGGTGCTCACGCACCGCATCGCCCATCTGCTGGCGACCCGGGGTGTCCACCCCGGCCAGATCCTCGCGATCACCTTCACCAACAAGGCCGCGGGCGAGATGAAGGAGCGCGTCGAGCAGCTCGTCGGCCCGCGCGCGCACGCGATGTGGGTGATGACCTTCCACAGCGCCTGTGTGCGGATCCTGCGCCGCGAGTCCAAGAAGCTCGGCTTCACCTCGTCGTTCTCGATCTACGACGCGGCCGACTCCAAGCGCCTGATGGCGCTGGTCTGCCGCGACCTCGACCTGGACCCCAAGAAGTTCCCGCCGAAGTCCTTCAGCGCCAAGATCTCGAACCTGAAGAACGAGCTGATCGACGAGGAGACCTTCGCCGGCCAGGCCGTCGACGGCTTCGAGAAGACCCTGGCGCAGGCGTACGCGATGTACCAGGCGCGGCTGCGCGAGGCCAACGCGCTGGACTTCGACGACATCATCATGACGACGGTCCATCTGCTCCAGGCGTTCCCGGACGTGGCCGAGCACTACCGCCGCCGCTTCCGCCACGTGATGGTCGACGAGTACCAGGACACCAACCACGCCCAGTACACGCTGGTGCGCGAGCTCGTCGGCCCGGCCGGGCAGGACGAGGCGCCGGGCGAGCTGTGCGTGGTCGGTGACGCCGACCAGTCGATCTACGCCTTCCGCGGCGCGACGATCCGCAACATCCTCCGGTTCGAGGAGGACTATCCGGACGCGACGACGATCATGCTGGAGCAGAACTACCGCTCGACGCAGACGATCCTCTCCGCCGCCAACGCGGTCATCGAGCGCAACGAGAGCCGTCGCCCCAAGAACCTGTGGACGGACGCGGGCGCGGGCGCGCAGATCACCGGCTATGTGGCCGACACAGAGCACGACGAGGCGCAGTTCGTCGCCGACGAGATCGACCGGCTCACCGACGCGGGCGACGCCAAGGCGGGCGACGTCGCGATCTTCTACCGGACCAACGCCCAGTCCCGTGTCTTCGAAGAGATCTTCATCCGGGTCGGCCTGCCGTACAAGGTCGTCGGCGGCGTGCGCTTCTACGAGCGCAAGGAGGTCCGCGACGTCCTCGCCTATCTGCGCGTCCTCGCCAACCCGGAGGACGTGGTCCCGCTGCGCCGGGTCCTCAACGTCCCCAAGCGCGGCATCGGGGACCGCGCCGAGGCGATGATCGACGCGCTCTCGCTGCGCGAGAAGATCACCTTCCCGCAGGCGCTGCGCCGCGTCGACGAGGCGTACGGAATGGCGGCCCGCTCGGCCAACGCCGTCAAGCGCTTCAACCAGCTCATGGACGACCTGCGCACCATCGTCGACTCGGGCGCGGGCCCCGCCGTCGTCCTGGAGGCGGTCCTGGAACAGACCGGCTATCTGGCCGAGTTGCAGGCCTCCACCGACCCGCAGGACGAGACCCGGATCGAGAACCTCCAGGAACTCGCCGCCGTGGCCCTGGAGTTCGAGCAGGCGCGCGGCGAGGCCGAAGGGGCCGAGGGCGCGGTCACCCCCACCCTCGCGGAGTTCCTGGAGCAGGTGGCGCTCGTCGCCGACTCCGACCAGATCCCCGACGAGGACGAGGAGGGCTCCGGCGTCATCACGCTGATGACCCTCCACACCGCCAAGGGGCTGGAGTTCCCGGTGGTGTTCCTGACCGGCATGGAGGACGGCGTCTTCCCGCACATGCGCGCGCTCGGCCAGGTCAAGGAGCTGGAGGAGGAGCGCCGTCTGGCGTACGTGGGCATCACCCGCGCCCGCGAGCGGCTGTATCTGACGCGCTCCTCGATGCGCAGCGCCTGGGGCCAGCCCTCGTACAACCCGCCGTCCCGGTTCCTGGAGGAGATCCCGGTCCAGCACCTGGACTGGAAGCGGACGGGCCCGATGGCCGCCCCGGCCGGCCCGGTCTCGGGCAAGGGCCTGGGCGGGGGACCGTCCTCCTCGCGGGCGCGCTCGGGCCCCTCGGGCTTCGCGACCCGGCGCACCAGCGACAAGCCGGTGATCGCGCTGACCATCGGGGACCGCGTCACCCACGACCAGTTCGGTCTGGGCACGGTGGTGTCGGTGACCGGCTCGGGCTCGGACGCGCAGGCCACGATCGACTTCGGGGACGAGCGCCCCAAGAAGCTGCTGCTGCGGTACGCGCCGGTAGAGAAGCTGTAA
- a CDS encoding NlpC/P60 family protein encodes MPSHRKPRTRIRTAAPAVGITTAALASVSLLAQSAGAAPGKPKPTVEEVQRKVDDLYRQAGTATESYNRAKEATDDQREKADGLLDEVARGTARLNDTRRVLGNYAAEQYRTGGMASTVTLMLADDPQAFFDRNHLMKQLTGREEQALRDFETERAGVAKKRADAARGLERLTASQETLRAGKKDVQTKLAAARTLLSTLTAQEKARLAALEEKKQEEARKKAAELAARQAAARKAAEAAEAAEAAKKPPTGPGTGSGTGTGTGTGTGTPSASTKAAKALAFARDQIGKPYVWGATGPSSYDCSGLTQAAWKAAGVDLPRTTWDQVKTGTRVATAELRPGDLVFFYDDISHVGMYIGNGMMIHAPKPGAYVREESIYYMPIYGSVRPA; translated from the coding sequence TTGCCCTCCCACCGCAAGCCGCGCACCCGCATTCGTACGGCCGCGCCCGCCGTCGGCATCACCACGGCCGCGCTCGCCTCGGTGAGCCTGCTGGCCCAGAGCGCCGGCGCGGCCCCGGGCAAGCCGAAGCCGACCGTCGAGGAGGTCCAGCGCAAGGTCGACGACCTCTACCGGCAGGCGGGCACGGCCACCGAGTCGTACAACCGGGCCAAGGAGGCCACCGACGACCAGCGCGAGAAGGCCGACGGTCTGCTCGACGAGGTCGCCCGGGGCACCGCCCGGCTGAACGACACCCGCCGGGTGCTGGGCAACTACGCCGCCGAGCAGTACCGCACCGGCGGCATGGCCTCCACCGTGACCCTGATGCTCGCGGACGACCCGCAGGCCTTCTTCGACCGCAACCACCTGATGAAGCAGCTGACCGGGCGCGAGGAGCAGGCGCTGCGGGACTTCGAGACCGAGCGGGCGGGCGTCGCGAAGAAGCGCGCGGACGCGGCCCGGGGGCTGGAGCGGCTGACCGCCTCGCAGGAGACACTGCGGGCCGGCAAGAAGGACGTACAGACGAAGCTGGCGGCGGCGCGCACGCTGCTGAGCACGCTGACCGCGCAGGAGAAGGCGCGGCTGGCGGCGCTGGAGGAGAAGAAGCAGGAGGAGGCGCGGAAGAAGGCGGCGGAGCTGGCCGCGCGGCAGGCGGCGGCCCGCAAGGCCGCCGAAGCCGCTGAGGCGGCCGAGGCCGCGAAGAAGCCTCCGACGGGGCCGGGCACGGGGTCCGGTACGGGTACCGGAACCGGCACCGGCACCGGCACCCCGTCCGCCTCCACCAAGGCCGCCAAGGCCCTCGCGTTCGCCCGCGACCAGATCGGCAAGCCGTACGTGTGGGGCGCGACCGGGCCGTCCTCGTACGACTGCTCCGGGCTCACCCAGGCCGCCTGGAAGGCCGCCGGGGTCGATCTGCCGCGCACCACCTGGGACCAGGTCAAGACCGGCACCCGGGTCGCCACGGCCGAGCTGCGCCCCGGTGACCTGGTCTTCTTCTACGACGACATCAGCCACGTCGGTATGTACATCGGCAACGGGATGATGATCCACGCGCCGAAGCCGGGTGCGTACGTCCGCGAGGAGTCGATCTACTACATGCCGATCTACGGGTCGGTCAGGCCCGCTTAG
- a CDS encoding esterase/lipase family protein produces the protein MLRATALDLAVLAGHLVLYPSGMAAERREPAPDGAPQLPTAGRARPPVVLLHGFVDNRSVFVLLRRSLSRHGWRHLESLNYSPLTCDIRTAAELLGRHVEEICARTGHAEVDVVGHSLGGLIARYYVQCLGGDARVRTLVTLGTPHEGTRSAQLISAHPIVRQMCPGSDVVEELRRPAPGCRTRFVSFWSDLDTLMVPVETARIDHPDLTVHNVRVSGIGHLALPVHPAVATGIRQALTVEEAEKEETGSAREAFSVA, from the coding sequence ATGCTGCGCGCCACCGCACTCGACCTCGCCGTGCTCGCCGGCCATCTCGTCCTGTATCCATCCGGCATGGCGGCCGAGCGCAGAGAGCCCGCCCCGGACGGGGCCCCACAGCTGCCCACCGCCGGGCGCGCCCGGCCGCCCGTCGTGCTGCTGCACGGCTTCGTCGACAACCGGTCGGTCTTCGTCCTGCTGCGCCGCTCGCTGTCCCGGCACGGCTGGCGCCATCTCGAATCGCTCAACTACTCGCCGCTGACCTGCGACATCCGTACCGCAGCCGAGTTGCTCGGCCGCCATGTCGAGGAGATCTGCGCACGTACCGGGCACGCCGAGGTGGACGTCGTCGGGCACAGCCTCGGCGGTCTGATCGCCCGCTACTACGTCCAGTGCCTCGGCGGCGACGCGCGCGTCCGTACGCTCGTCACGCTCGGCACGCCGCACGAGGGCACCCGCTCGGCGCAGCTCATCAGCGCGCACCCGATCGTCCGCCAGATGTGCCCCGGCTCCGATGTCGTCGAGGAGCTGCGCCGGCCCGCCCCCGGCTGCCGGACGCGGTTCGTGAGCTTCTGGAGCGACCTCGACACGCTGATGGTCCCGGTGGAGACCGCCCGTATCGACCACCCGGATCTGACCGTTCACAACGTACGGGTCTCGGGCATCGGGCACCTGGCCCTGCCGGTCCACCCGGCCGTCGCCACCGGCATACGTCAGGCGTTGACCGTGGAAGAGGCCGAGAAGGAAGAGACGGGCAGCGCGCGCGAGGCGTTCTCGGTTGCTTGA
- a CDS encoding cobalamin B12-binding domain-containing protein has product MGVSGPIRVVVAKPGLDGHDRGAKVIARALRDAGMEVIYTGLHQTPEQIVDTAIQEDADAIGLSILSGAHNTLFAKVLELLKDRDAEDIKVFGGGIIPEADIPPLKALGVAEIFTPGATTTSIVEWVNANVREGAGA; this is encoded by the coding sequence ATGGGTGTATCCGGTCCGATCCGCGTGGTGGTGGCCAAGCCGGGGCTCGACGGGCACGACCGGGGCGCCAAGGTCATCGCACGGGCGCTGCGCGACGCGGGCATGGAGGTCATCTACACGGGCCTGCACCAGACGCCCGAGCAGATCGTCGACACGGCCATCCAGGAGGACGCCGACGCGATCGGCCTCTCCATCCTCTCCGGCGCCCACAACACGCTGTTCGCCAAGGTCCTGGAACTCCTGAAGGACCGCGACGCGGAGGACATCAAGGTCTTCGGCGGCGGCATCATCCCCGAGGCGGACATCCCCCCGCTGAAGGCCCTCGGCGTGGCCGAGATCTTCACGCCCGGGGCGACGACTACGTCGATTGTGGAGTGGGTCAATGCGAATGTCCGCGAGGGGGCGGGGGCGTAG